A stretch of Cicer arietinum cultivar CDC Frontier isolate Library 1 chromosome 5, Cicar.CDCFrontier_v2.0, whole genome shotgun sequence DNA encodes these proteins:
- the LOC101498747 gene encoding myb-related protein 306 — protein MKRSPCCDKIRIKKGPWTPEEDIILVSYIQEHGPGNWSSVTSNTGLMRCSKSCRLRWTNYLRPGIKRGSFTDHEEKMIINLQQLLGNRWAAIASYLPQRTDNDIKNYWNTHLKKKLKKIQTSSNNEKEGITIPIVKGQWERRLQTDIHMAKQALCEALSIDKSTNIILPEKNNIMSYNNYATNPTTLNQTSSYASNTENIARLLEKWMKKPQNSAYTINSGNSFSNMVTTTGSSSSECTQKDYAFGSMLSFKHSYNSDCSQSLSVDENNNLTMDYCLFQDESKPKQVTQAPLTFLEKWLFDDGAVQCNEDLMNMSLEENTSGLF, from the exons atGAAGAGATCACCTTGTTGTGATAAAATAAGGATTAAGAAAGGGCCTTGGACTCCAGAGGAGGATATAATTTTGGTGTCTTATATTCAAGAACATGGACCTGGGAATTGGAGCTCAGTTACCTCCAATACAG GTTTGATGAGATGCAGCAAAAGTTGCAGACTTAGATGGACCAATTATCTCCGGCCAGGTATCAAACGAGGTAGCTTCACTGATCATGAAGAAAAAATGATAATCAACCTTCAACAACTTTTGGGAAATAG ATGGGCTGCCATAGCTTCTTATCTTCCACAGAGGACAGACAATGACATAAAAAACTATTGGAACACACATTTGAAGAAAAAGCTAAAGAAGATTCAAACAAGTAGTAACAATGAAAAAGAAGGAATCACTATTCCAATTGTAAAAGGTCAGTGGGAGAGAAGGCTTCAAACAGATATTCATATGGCAAAACAAGCTTTGTGTGAGGCACTTTCCATTGACaagtcaacaaatattattttacctGAAAAAAACAACATCATGAGTTACAATAACTATGCAACCAACCCCACAACATTAAACCAAACATCCTCTTATGCATCAAACACTGAAAACATAGCTAGATTGCTAGAAAAGTGGATGAAAAAACCACAAAATTCAGCTTATACAATAAATTCAGGAAATTCCTTTAGCAATATGGTCACAACAACAGGATCCAGTTCTAGTGAATGCACACAAAAAGATTATGCTTTTGGTTCTATGTTGAGCTTTAAGCACTCCTATAATTCTGATTGTTCACAATCTTTGTCAGTTGATGAAAACAACAACTTGACAATGGATTATTGCCTTTTTCAAGATGAAAGTAAGCCAAAACAGGTAACTCAAGCCCCCCTCACTTTTTTGGAAAAGTGGCTTTTTGATGATGGGGCTGTTCAGTGCAATGAAGATCTAATGAACATGTCATTGGAGGAAAATACATCAGGgttgttttag